In Halobaculum sp. XH14, a single genomic region encodes these proteins:
- a CDS encoding 50S ribosomal protein L18 yields the protein MATGPRYKVPMRRRREVRTDYHQRLRLLKSGKPRLVARVSNRHVRAQLVTPGPSGDETHAAASSEDLSEYGWEAPTGNIPSAYLTGYLAGLRAVDAGLDEAVLDIGLNTATPGNKTFAVQEGAIDAGLEIPHSEDVLAEWPRNRGEDIAAYAESLDEPLYSGEFDAADLPDHFDEVREALTEDFE from the coding sequence ATGGCAACCGGACCACGATACAAGGTGCCGATGCGGCGCCGCCGCGAGGTTCGGACCGACTACCACCAGAGGTTGCGCCTGCTGAAATCCGGCAAGCCGCGACTCGTCGCGCGCGTGTCGAACAGGCACGTCAGGGCGCAGCTGGTCACCCCCGGTCCGAGCGGAGACGAGACCCACGCCGCAGCGTCCAGCGAGGACCTGTCGGAGTACGGCTGGGAAGCCCCCACGGGCAACATCCCCAGCGCGTACCTGACGGGCTATCTCGCGGGCCTGCGCGCGGTCGACGCCGGCCTCGACGAGGCCGTGCTCGACATCGGGCTCAACACGGCGACCCCCGGCAACAAGACGTTCGCAGTACAGGAAGGTGCAATCGACGCGGGGCTCGAAATCCCCCACAGCGAGGACGTGCTGGCCGAGTGGCCGCGCAACCGCGGCGAGGACATCGCCGCCTACGCGGAGTCGCTCGACGAGCCGCTCTACTCGGGGGAGTTCGACGCCGCGGATCTCCCGGACCACTTCGACGAGGTCCGTGAGGCGCTAACGGAGGACTTCGAGTAA
- the rplX gene encoding 50S ribosomal protein L24, with protein MTTQPHKQRTRQRDAPLHERHKQVRATLSEELREEYDQRNVRVNAGDTVEVMRGDFAGEEGEVLAVDLRDATIHVEDVTIESADGEEVPRPLDTSNVRVTELDLEDDRREARLESDEEAA; from the coding sequence ATGACCACGCAACCGCACAAACAGCGCACCCGACAGCGGGACGCGCCCCTTCACGAGCGACACAAGCAGGTCCGCGCGACCCTCTCGGAGGAGCTCCGGGAGGAGTACGACCAGCGGAACGTCCGCGTCAACGCGGGCGACACCGTCGAGGTCATGCGCGGCGACTTCGCCGGCGAGGAGGGCGAGGTCCTGGCGGTCGACCTCCGCGACGCGACGATCCACGTCGAGGACGTCACTATCGAGTCGGCGGACGGGGAGGAGGTTCCCCGCCCGCTCGACACGTCGAACGTCCGCGTCACGGAGCTCGACCTCGAGGACGACCGCCGCGAGGCGCGTCTCGAATCGGACGAGGAGGCAGCATAG
- a CDS encoding 30S ribosomal protein S8 — protein sequence MAGNDPLSDALGGLDNAESVGHLEYTVQPASNIVGSILEVLYDRGYVDGFEYVEDGKAGLFEVELKGAINECGAVKPRYSVGAEDYERWEKRYLPARDYGSLIVTTSHGVMSHYEAREQGIGGQVIAYVY from the coding sequence ATGGCAGGTAACGATCCACTCTCCGACGCGCTCGGCGGACTCGACAACGCCGAGAGCGTCGGCCATCTGGAGTACACGGTCCAGCCCGCCTCGAACATCGTCGGCTCCATCCTCGAAGTGCTGTACGACCGCGGCTACGTCGACGGCTTCGAGTACGTCGAGGACGGGAAAGCCGGCCTGTTCGAGGTCGAACTGAAGGGCGCCATCAACGAGTGTGGCGCGGTGAAGCCCCGATACTCCGTGGGCGCGGAAGACTACGAGCGCTGGGAGAAGCGCTACCTCCCCGCCCGCGACTACGGCTCGCTCATCGTGACCACCTCCCACGGCGTCATGAGCCACTACGAGGCCCGCGAACAGGGCATCGGTGGCCAGGTAATCGCATACGTCTACTGA
- a CDS encoding 30S ribosomal protein S17: MAIGLNTDEPEEACSDENCPYHGTLSVRGQTLEGTVASTAMDKTVVVEREYDVFVPKYDRYMKRRSRVPAHCSPCLDVEEGDEVRIAETRPLSKTKSHVVVEIQEGDS, from the coding sequence ATGGCAATAGGACTGAACACAGACGAACCGGAGGAGGCCTGCTCCGACGAGAACTGTCCGTACCACGGGACGCTATCCGTGCGCGGGCAGACGCTCGAGGGGACGGTCGCCTCCACAGCGATGGACAAGACCGTCGTCGTGGAGCGGGAGTACGACGTCTTCGTACCGAAGTACGACCGCTACATGAAACGACGGAGCCGCGTCCCCGCGCACTGCTCGCCCTGCCTCGACGTCGAGGAGGGCGACGAGGTGCGCATCGCCGAGACGCGACCGCTCTCGAAGACGAAATCCCACGTGGTCGTCGAGATCCAGGAGGGTGATTCCTGA
- a CDS encoding 30S ribosomal protein S3, with protein sequence MADEHQFIEDGLQRSQINEFFEEELGRAGYGGMDVAKTPMGTQIVLKAEKPGMVIGKGGKNIRKVTTELENRFDMDDPQIDVQEVDEPDLNAKIVADRLANALERGWYFRKAGHTTIDRIMDAGALGAEIVLSGKVTGARSRVEKFNRGYVKHNGEPAKDVVDEGQGVAVMKLGTIGVTVKIIPPGAKLPDDFELDEDAEAPEVDQEVEEAGVESLLEEEPEEVPDASNEEEDVDVPTDEPEDVIDEEIVEEVIEADETEDGDGAADTGEPDEEPTEELEELDEDVEAEAEELVAEMESEEEESADDADAEEAEADADESEDESSESETEAADEADEGDEEEA encoded by the coding sequence ATGGCGGACGAGCACCAGTTCATCGAGGACGGGCTCCAGCGGAGCCAGATCAACGAGTTCTTCGAGGAGGAACTGGGCCGCGCGGGCTACGGCGGCATGGACGTCGCCAAGACCCCGATGGGGACCCAGATCGTCCTGAAGGCCGAAAAGCCCGGCATGGTCATCGGCAAGGGCGGGAAGAACATCCGCAAGGTCACCACCGAACTGGAGAACCGGTTCGACATGGACGACCCCCAGATCGACGTACAGGAGGTCGACGAACCCGACCTCAACGCGAAGATCGTCGCGGACCGGCTGGCGAACGCGCTCGAGCGCGGCTGGTACTTCCGGAAGGCCGGCCACACGACGATCGACCGCATCATGGACGCGGGCGCGCTGGGCGCCGAGATCGTCCTGAGCGGGAAGGTCACCGGCGCGCGCTCGCGCGTCGAGAAGTTCAACCGCGGCTACGTCAAGCACAACGGCGAACCCGCGAAGGATGTCGTCGACGAGGGCCAGGGCGTCGCGGTGATGAAGCTCGGCACCATCGGCGTCACGGTGAAGATCATCCCGCCGGGCGCGAAGCTCCCCGACGACTTCGAACTCGACGAGGACGCCGAGGCCCCCGAGGTCGACCAGGAGGTCGAGGAGGCGGGCGTCGAGTCCCTGCTTGAGGAGGAACCCGAGGAGGTTCCCGACGCGTCCAACGAGGAGGAGGACGTCGACGTGCCGACCGACGAGCCCGAGGACGTCATCGACGAGGAGATCGTCGAGGAGGTCATCGAGGCGGACGAGACCGAGGACGGCGACGGCGCCGCCGACACCGGCGAGCCGGACGAGGAGCCGACCGAGGAGCTCGAGGAGCTCGACGAGGACGTCGAAGCCGAGGCCGAGGAGCTCGTGGCCGAGATGGAGTCGGAGGAGGAGGAATCCGCCGACGACGCTGACGCCGAGGAGGCGGAAGCCGACGCCGACGAGTCCGAGGACGAATCGAGCGAAAGCGAAACCGAGGCCGCCGACGAGGCGGACGAGGGCGACGAGGAGGAGGCCTGA
- the rpmC gene encoding 50S ribosomal protein L29 — MAILHVEEIRDMTPAEREAELEELETELLNAKAVQAAGGAPENPGRVGELRTTIARIKTIRREEGDIDDAEE; from the coding sequence ATGGCGATCCTTCACGTCGAGGAGATTCGCGACATGACGCCCGCGGAGCGGGAGGCCGAGCTCGAGGAACTCGAGACGGAACTGCTCAACGCCAAGGCCGTCCAGGCCGCGGGCGGCGCGCCGGAGAACCCCGGCCGCGTCGGCGAACTGCGAACGACGATCGCGCGGATCAAGACGATCCGGCGCGAGGAAGGCGACATCGACGACGCCGAGGAGTAA
- a CDS encoding 50S ribosomal protein L32e — MADDDAETTEDVESLEDISGVGPSKADAIREAGYETVEDVKAASQSELADIEGVGNALAARIKADVGGLEVESEDETEAEIEEEEPEAEEAEEDEAVETELQPRGHVDKTPDLDDETARALAQKHREGMPQFNRQDYHKKKRTPTSWRRPRGGLSKQRRGIKGKGPKVAAGYRTPKGARGLHPSGFEEVRVHNTDDLEGVDADTEAVRIASKVGDRKRENIEDVCEDREIRVLNPTYIEVEVDDE; from the coding sequence ATGGCTGACGACGACGCCGAGACGACCGAGGACGTCGAGTCGCTAGAGGACATCTCCGGGGTCGGCCCCTCGAAGGCGGACGCGATCCGCGAGGCCGGCTACGAGACCGTCGAGGACGTGAAGGCCGCGTCCCAGTCGGAACTCGCCGACATCGAGGGCGTCGGGAACGCCCTCGCGGCCCGCATCAAGGCCGACGTCGGCGGGCTCGAGGTCGAGTCGGAGGACGAGACCGAAGCCGAGATCGAGGAGGAGGAACCCGAGGCCGAGGAGGCCGAGGAGGACGAGGCGGTCGAGACGGAGCTGCAGCCGCGCGGCCACGTCGACAAGACCCCCGACCTCGACGACGAGACGGCGCGTGCGCTCGCACAGAAGCACCGCGAGGGCATGCCCCAGTTCAACCGACAGGACTACCACAAGAAGAAACGGACGCCGACCTCGTGGCGACGCCCGCGCGGCGGGCTCTCGAAACAGCGCCGCGGCATCAAGGGCAAGGGCCCGAAGGTCGCCGCCGGCTACCGAACGCCGAAGGGCGCACGCGGCCTGCACCCGAGCGGCTTCGAGGAGGTCCGCGTCCACAACACGGACGACCTCGAGGGCGTCGACGCCGACACCGAGGCGGTGCGCATCGCCTCGAAGGTCGGCGACCGCAAGCGCGAGAACATCGAGGACGTCTGCGAGGACCGCGAGATCCGCGTCCTCAACCCGACGTACATCGAAGTGGAGGTCGACGATGAGTGA
- a CDS encoding 50S ribosomal protein L6: MARTEIELPEDVSAELDHLDLTIEGPNGSTTRRLWYPNVSVSVEDGLVAIEHDDDADRKTTATVGTFRSHVGNMIHGVTDEWEYKMEVFYAHFPMDVSVEGEDVVITNFLGEKAPRRAAIRGDTDVQIDGEELTLTGPSKEDVGQTAANIEQLTRVTDKDTRVFQDGVYITEKPTGGA, encoded by the coding sequence ATGGCACGAACAGAAATCGAACTACCCGAGGACGTGTCGGCCGAGCTCGACCACCTCGATCTCACGATCGAGGGGCCGAACGGCTCGACGACGCGTCGCCTGTGGTACCCGAACGTGAGCGTCTCCGTCGAGGATGGCCTGGTGGCCATCGAACACGACGACGACGCGGACCGGAAGACGACCGCGACGGTCGGCACCTTCCGCAGCCACGTCGGAAACATGATCCACGGCGTCACCGACGAGTGGGAGTACAAGATGGAAGTCTTCTACGCCCACTTCCCGATGGACGTCTCCGTGGAGGGCGAGGACGTCGTCATCACGAACTTCCTCGGGGAGAAGGCTCCGCGCCGCGCGGCGATCCGCGGCGACACGGACGTACAGATCGACGGGGAGGAGCTCACCCTCACGGGTCCCTCGAAGGAGGACGTCGGCCAGACGGCCGCCAACATCGAGCAGCTCACCCGCGTGACCGACAAGGACACGCGCGTCTTCCAGGACGGCGTGTACATCACCGAGAAACCGACCGGAGGTGCCTGA
- a CDS encoding 30S ribosomal protein S5: MSRNNDGWEPRTRLGRKVQDGDVTSMDEALATGLPLKEPEIVDQLLGSLDDEVLDINMVQRMTDSGRRVKFRCVCAIGNRDGYLGYAEARDDQVGGAIQKAIEVAKLNIIKVDRGSGSWEDSAGGVNSLTRTATGKAGSVTVEIRPAPQGLGLAAAETVRNILELAGVQDAWTSSDGNTRTTVNLAKATFNALTNASQARTPDRARRVQREAGEGAQ, encoded by the coding sequence ATGAGCAGAAACAACGACGGCTGGGAGCCGCGAACGCGGCTCGGCCGCAAGGTACAGGACGGCGACGTCACCTCGATGGACGAGGCGCTCGCCACCGGCCTCCCGCTGAAGGAGCCGGAGATCGTCGACCAGCTCCTCGGGAGCCTGGACGACGAGGTCCTCGACATCAACATGGTCCAGCGGATGACCGACTCGGGTCGCCGGGTCAAGTTCCGCTGCGTCTGTGCGATCGGGAACCGCGACGGCTACCTCGGCTACGCCGAGGCCCGCGACGACCAGGTCGGCGGCGCGATCCAGAAGGCGATCGAGGTCGCCAAGCTGAACATCATCAAGGTCGACCGCGGCTCGGGTAGCTGGGAGGACTCCGCCGGCGGGGTCAACTCGCTCACCCGGACGGCGACCGGCAAGGCCGGCTCCGTCACGGTCGAGATCCGCCCGGCCCCGCAGGGGCTCGGGTTGGCGGCCGCGGAGACGGTGCGCAACATCCTCGAGCTGGCCGGCGTGCAGGACGCCTGGACCAGCTCCGACGGCAACACGCGAACGACGGTCAACCTCGCGAAGGCGACGTTCAACGCGCTGACGAACGCGTCGCAGGCGCGCACGCCCGACCGGGCACGGCGCGTCCAGCGGGAGGCCGGCGAGGGGGCCCAGTGA
- a CDS encoding 30S ribosomal protein S14, whose product MSDADIEQKGPESTGEHAEKRTGQRHECRRCQRKQGLVGKYDINLCRQCFREVARDMGFRKYR is encoded by the coding sequence ATGAGCGACGCAGACATCGAACAGAAGGGGCCCGAATCCACGGGCGAGCACGCGGAGAAACGCACCGGCCAGCGCCACGAGTGCCGCCGGTGTCAGCGCAAGCAGGGGCTCGTCGGCAAGTACGACATCAACCTCTGTCGCCAGTGCTTCCGCGAGGTCGCCCGGGACATGGGCTTCCGTAAGTACCGATAA
- a CDS encoding 50S ribosomal protein L5, with translation MSEAESEFHEMRAPRIDKVVVHMGVGQGGRELANAEEILEEVTGQESVRTTAKRAIGEFDIRPGDPIGAKVTLRGEDALAFLDTALELVDLSADQFDDNGNFSFGVEEHTEFPSQEYDPSIGIYGLDVTVALTRPGYRVSKRDKVTRSLPTKHRMSVEDATTFLEREFEVEVNE, from the coding sequence ATGAGCGAGGCCGAATCGGAGTTCCACGAGATGCGCGCACCGCGCATCGACAAGGTCGTCGTCCACATGGGCGTCGGCCAGGGCGGGCGCGAACTCGCGAACGCCGAGGAGATCCTCGAGGAGGTCACCGGACAGGAGTCGGTTCGCACGACGGCCAAGCGGGCCATCGGCGAGTTCGACATCCGTCCCGGCGACCCCATCGGCGCGAAGGTCACCCTCCGCGGCGAGGACGCCCTCGCGTTCCTCGACACGGCGCTGGAACTGGTCGACCTCTCGGCCGACCAGTTCGACGACAACGGCAACTTCAGCTTCGGCGTCGAGGAACACACCGAGTTCCCCAGCCAGGAGTACGACCCGAGCATCGGCATCTACGGGCTCGACGTCACCGTCGCGCTCACGCGCCCGGGCTACCGCGTCTCCAAGCGGGACAAGGTCACCCGGTCGCTGCCGACCAAGCACCGGATGTCCGTCGAGGACGCGACGACGTTCCTCGAACGCGAGTTCGAGGTCGAGGTGAACGAATGA
- the secY gene encoding preprotein translocase subunit SecY — protein MSWKEAAEPVLTRMPTVTRPEGHVPFKRKLAWTAGVLVMYFFLTNVTLFGLATQTASGDFYGQFRSILAGQSGSIMQLGIGPIVTASIVLQLLGGADLLGLDTDDPRDQVLYQGLQKLLVVVMICLTGLPMVFASNYLPADPQVAQTLFGSAGATTGVQTLIFAQMFVGGVLILFMDEVISKWGVGSGIGLFIIASVSQQLVAGLFSTQALGNVTGFFPAWFGIVTGGVQLEGSLIEAILFEPGNILALFTTVLIFAIVVYAESVRIEIPLSHARVKGARGRFPVKLIYASVLPMILIRALQANVQFLGQILNQQLASMPAWIGQYADGQVVGGLFYYLAPIQSRQDWMWFVYAPAAEPAEIALRVLVDLVVTVVGSAIFAIFWVETTGMGPKSTAQQIQNSGMQIPGFRRNPQVIEKVMERYIPQVTVIGGALVGLLAVLANMLGTLGGVSGTGLLLTVSITYKLYEEIAEEQLMEMHPMMRSMFGSE, from the coding sequence ATGAGTTGGAAGGAGGCCGCGGAACCGGTACTCACGCGGATGCCCACGGTCACCAGGCCGGAGGGCCACGTGCCCTTCAAGCGGAAGCTGGCCTGGACCGCGGGCGTCCTCGTGATGTACTTTTTCCTGACGAACGTGACGCTGTTCGGGCTGGCGACCCAGACCGCGAGCGGCGACTTCTACGGACAGTTCCGGTCGATCCTCGCCGGCCAGTCGGGGTCGATCATGCAGCTCGGGATCGGCCCGATCGTCACGGCGTCGATCGTGCTACAGCTGCTCGGCGGCGCGGACCTGCTCGGGCTCGACACCGACGACCCGCGCGACCAGGTGCTGTATCAGGGCCTCCAGAAGCTGCTCGTCGTCGTGATGATCTGTCTGACGGGGCTCCCGATGGTGTTCGCCAGCAACTACCTGCCGGCCGACCCGCAGGTCGCCCAGACGCTGTTCGGCTCGGCGGGGGCGACCACCGGCGTCCAGACGCTCATCTTCGCACAGATGTTCGTCGGCGGGGTGCTCATCCTGTTCATGGACGAGGTCATCTCGAAGTGGGGCGTCGGCTCCGGGATCGGGCTGTTCATCATCGCGTCGGTGAGCCAGCAGCTCGTCGCCGGGCTGTTCTCCACGCAGGCGCTCGGGAACGTCACCGGCTTCTTCCCGGCGTGGTTCGGCATCGTGACCGGCGGCGTCCAGCTCGAGGGGTCGCTCATCGAGGCGATCCTCTTCGAGCCGGGGAACATCCTCGCGCTGTTCACGACGGTGCTCATCTTCGCCATCGTCGTCTACGCGGAGAGCGTTCGCATCGAGATCCCGCTGAGCCACGCCCGCGTGAAGGGCGCCCGGGGACGCTTCCCGGTCAAGCTCATCTACGCGAGCGTCCTGCCGATGATCCTCATCCGCGCGCTGCAGGCGAACGTCCAGTTCCTCGGCCAGATCCTCAACCAGCAGCTGGCGTCGATGCCGGCCTGGATCGGCCAGTACGCCGACGGGCAGGTCGTCGGCGGGCTGTTCTACTACCTGGCCCCGATCCAGTCCCGACAGGACTGGATGTGGTTCGTCTACGCGCCGGCCGCCGAACCGGCCGAGATCGCGTTGCGCGTGCTCGTCGACCTCGTCGTGACGGTCGTCGGGTCGGCGATCTTCGCCATCTTCTGGGTCGAGACGACGGGCATGGGGCCCAAGTCGACCGCCCAGCAGATCCAGAACTCGGGGATGCAGATCCCCGGCTTCCGGCGTAACCCGCAGGTCATCGAGAAGGTCATGGAGCGCTACATCCCGCAGGTGACAGTCATCGGCGGCGCGCTCGTGGGCCTGCTCGCCGTGCTGGCGAACATGCTCGGCACCCTCGGTGGCGTCTCCGGGACGGGCCTGCTGCTCACGGTCTCCATCACGTACAAGCTGTACGAGGAGATCGCCGAGGAGCAGCTCATGGAGATGCATCCGATGATGCGCTCGATGTTCGGTTCGGAGTAG
- a CDS encoding 50S ribosomal protein L19e: MSDLSAQRRLAADVLDVGKSRVWFNPEAQSELADSITREDIREQIQQGNIRAEDAKANSRGRARERDEKRAYGHRKGAGSRRGKAGGRQSEKTDWIARIRAQRARLKELRDDGPLDRSQYRELYDKASGGEFEDVRRLESYVVNNYDVTLEDD, from the coding sequence ATGAGTGATCTGAGCGCCCAGCGACGGCTCGCCGCCGACGTCCTCGACGTCGGCAAGAGCCGCGTCTGGTTCAACCCCGAAGCACAGTCCGAGCTGGCGGATTCGATCACGCGCGAGGACATCCGCGAGCAGATCCAGCAGGGCAACATCCGCGCGGAGGACGCGAAGGCGAACTCCCGCGGCCGCGCCCGCGAGCGCGACGAGAAGCGCGCGTACGGTCACCGCAAGGGCGCCGGCTCCCGACGAGGGAAGGCCGGCGGCCGGCAGAGCGAGAAGACCGACTGGATCGCCCGCATCCGCGCACAGCGTGCACGCCTGAAGGAGCTCCGCGACGACGGCCCGCTCGACCGCTCGCAGTACCGCGAGCTGTACGACAAGGCCTCCGGCGGGGAGTTCGAGGACGTGCGCCGGCTCGAATCGTACGTCGTGAACAACTACGACGTGACACTGGAGGACGACTAA
- the rpmD gene encoding 50S ribosomal protein L30, translating to MQAVVQLRGEVDTSAAQRDTLQMLNLHAVNHATLVPEEDTYRGMIAKVNDYVAFGEPSAETVAELIERRGEALEGDADVDDEWVDEHTDYDDVGALAEALVAEETTLREQGLSPAIRLHPPRKGHRGIKHAEKNGGELGRHEDIDALLEAMR from the coding sequence ATGCAGGCGGTCGTCCAGCTTCGCGGCGAGGTCGACACCTCGGCCGCACAGCGTGACACCCTGCAGATGCTGAACCTCCACGCCGTGAACCACGCGACGCTGGTGCCCGAGGAGGACACCTACCGCGGGATGATCGCCAAGGTGAACGACTACGTCGCCTTCGGCGAGCCCTCGGCCGAGACCGTCGCCGAGCTCATCGAGCGCCGCGGCGAGGCGCTCGAGGGCGACGCGGACGTCGACGACGAGTGGGTCGACGAGCACACCGACTACGACGACGTCGGCGCGCTCGCCGAGGCGCTCGTCGCCGAGGAGACGACCCTGCGCGAGCAGGGGCTCTCCCCGGCCATCCGGCTCCACCCCCCGCGCAAGGGCCACCGCGGCATCAAGCACGCCGAGAAGAACGGCGGCGAACTCGGCCGTCACGAGGACATCGACGCGCTCCTGGAGGCGATGCGATAA
- a CDS encoding 50S ribosomal protein L14: MEALKADVTQGLEKGSLVTCADNTGARELKVISVSGYTGTKNRHPKAGVGDKVTVSVTKGTPEMRRQVLEAVVVRQRKPIRRPDGTRVKFADNAAVVIDDMSEPRGTEIKGPIAREVAERFGSIASTATQIV, from the coding sequence ATGGAAGCCCTCAAGGCCGACGTCACGCAGGGACTCGAGAAGGGGTCGCTCGTCACGTGTGCCGACAACACCGGCGCGCGTGAGCTGAAAGTGATCAGCGTCTCCGGCTACACCGGGACCAAGAACAGACACCCCAAAGCGGGAGTGGGCGACAAGGTGACCGTCTCGGTCACCAAGGGCACGCCCGAGATGCGCCGACAGGTCCTCGAGGCCGTCGTCGTGCGTCAACGGAAGCCCATCCGTCGCCCCGACGGCACGCGCGTGAAGTTCGCGGACAACGCTGCAGTCGTCATCGACGACATGAGCGAGCCGCGCGGGACCGAGATCAAGGGTCCCATCGCGCGCGAGGTCGCCGAACGCTTCGGGAGCATCGCATCAACGGCGACACAGATCGTATGA
- a CDS encoding 30S ribosomal protein S4e: MSNHQKRLSAPNAWPVERKEGTFTVKAGAGPHGEAGVPLLIVLRDVLGYVDSKKEARYALDNDSVLVNGVAVSDEARPVGMFDILAFREREEYFRVFPGEGGRLALTPIDEESASSRLGKVAGKTQVAGGTFQYTLHDGTTLQTEDGEYAGKDSLVVDNESKEIVAHFPYEEGALVTVVDGTHSGEIGTVEEITVTPGSGANGVTVAREDDEDFETVEEYVVVIDENFTGDEE, from the coding sequence ATGAGCAACCACCAGAAGCGACTGTCGGCCCCGAACGCCTGGCCGGTCGAACGCAAGGAAGGGACGTTCACGGTCAAGGCGGGCGCGGGCCCGCACGGCGAGGCCGGCGTGCCCCTGCTCATCGTCCTCCGGGACGTGCTGGGCTACGTCGACTCGAAGAAGGAGGCGCGCTACGCGCTCGACAACGACTCCGTGCTCGTCAACGGCGTGGCGGTCTCGGACGAGGCCCGCCCGGTCGGGATGTTCGACATCCTGGCGTTCCGCGAGCGCGAGGAGTACTTCCGCGTGTTCCCGGGCGAAGGCGGTCGGCTCGCGCTGACCCCAATCGACGAGGAGTCCGCCTCCTCGCGGCTCGGGAAGGTGGCCGGCAAGACGCAGGTCGCCGGCGGCACGTTCCAGTACACGCTCCACGACGGCACGACGCTCCAGACCGAGGACGGCGAGTACGCGGGCAAGGACTCGCTGGTCGTCGACAACGAGTCGAAGGAGATCGTGGCGCACTTCCCCTACGAGGAGGGCGCGCTCGTCACCGTCGTCGACGGGACCCACTCCGGCGAGATCGGAACCGTCGAGGAGATCACCGTCACCCCCGGCTCGGGCGCGAACGGCGTCACCGTGGCACGGGAGGACGACGAGGACTTCGAGACCGTCGAGGAGTACGTCGTCGTCATCGACGAGAACTTCACGGGTGATGAGGAATGA
- a CDS encoding uL15m family ribosomal protein: MSNKKRRQRGSRTHGGGSHKNRRGAGHRGGRGAAGRKKHERNLYGPLGKHGFKRPPSVQEDVVEVTAQKLDEDAALLAAEGLAEERGDGYAIDARDVAEDGHEADVVKVLGNGSVRGELHVTADAFTGEARTLIEEAGGSASLTDRAEEAEAEAEDTQKDEEEA, from the coding sequence ATGTCGAACAAGAAGAGGCGACAGCGCGGCTCGCGCACGCACGGCGGCGGCAGCCACAAGAACCGGCGCGGCGCCGGTCACCGCGGCGGCCGGGGCGCGGCCGGCCGGAAGAAGCACGAGCGGAACCTCTACGGGCCGCTCGGCAAGCACGGCTTCAAGCGACCGCCCTCCGTGCAGGAGGACGTCGTCGAGGTCACCGCCCAGAAGCTCGACGAGGACGCGGCGCTGCTGGCCGCGGAGGGCCTCGCCGAGGAGCGGGGCGACGGCTACGCCATCGACGCCCGCGACGTGGCCGAGGACGGCCACGAGGCGGACGTCGTGAAGGTGCTCGGGAACGGCTCCGTGCGCGGCGAACTGCACGTCACCGCCGACGCGTTCACCGGCGAGGCGCGGACGCTCATCGAGGAGGCGGGCGGCTCCGCCTCGCTCACCGACCGCGCCGAGGAGGCCGAGGCGGAAGCGGAAGATACTCAAAAGGACGAGGAAGAGGCGTAA
- a CDS encoding ribonuclease P protein component 1 — MPLTPETLTRHELIGLPVRVAAAPSDAHVGIAGRVVSESQRTISIRETPQASRRGVHESKALVSQSEPLCGSDDGDAAGASGDRRVPKRGATFEFALPSEDDSVQFAPADPTAAGEPTYEAAGARKPPGSVSELPSSAPDTLSVGRGQDDTAGVTAGQSGGCEGTVYVTVDGDRLLSRPAFRTERAGDSTWQ; from the coding sequence ATGCCACTGACCCCCGAAACGCTCACGCGACACGAACTCATCGGGCTGCCCGTTCGGGTGGCCGCCGCGCCCAGCGACGCCCACGTCGGCATCGCCGGGCGCGTCGTGTCCGAGAGCCAGCGGACCATATCTATCCGCGAGACGCCGCAGGCGTCTCGGCGAGGCGTTCACGAGAGCAAAGCTCTCGTGAGCCAATCAGAACCGCTGTGCGGTTCTGATGACGGCGACGCCGCCGGAGCCTCGGGGGACAGGCGTGTACCCAAACGGGGCGCGACGTTCGAGTTCGCGCTCCCCTCGGAGGACGATTCCGTCCAATTCGCTCCCGCGGATCCGACCGCGGCGGGCGAGCCCACATATGAAGCCGCCGGGGCGCGCAAGCCCCCGGGGTCCGTATCCGAACTTCCGTCGTCCGCGCCCGACACGCTGTCCGTCGGGCGCGGGCAGGACGATACTGCCGGGGTCACAGCCGGTCAGTCGGGCGGTTGCGAGGGTACGGTCTACGTTACGGTGGATGGGGACAGACTGCTCTCACGACCCGCCTTCCGCACGGAACGTGCGGGTGATTCGACATGGCAATAG